The Geomonas ferrireducens DNA segment AGCTCCTGGGCCATCGCTTCCTGCTCGGTCTTGTGCACTTTTTTGAAGAGCTGTTTGCGCACCGCGCTGCCGTCAAACCAGACGTCGATGAGGCGCGTGTCGTCGCCGACGAGCGGGTTTTCGGCCGGAGTGGTGAGTTGGGCGGCAAGGATCTTGTCGGTGTTGATGTAACGCATGGGGAACTCCTTAGATAGAGAGGACGCGGTATCACGGACTTGCCGTCGGGCTGTTGGCCTAATCTAATTTAAACTCAGTCGCTGTTCAAGCTAATTCTCAAGACTCCACGGACATGCCCCCGATCCTTTCAGAGCGAATTCCCTTTTTCAAAGGGCCCGCCTGTGCTATTGAAAAAACGCAAGGCTTTTGGAACATGAGCGAACACTCGAGAACCGAGAATGCCGGACCCTGGCGACGGGGGAACTCCGGCTGTGCGGTCTTGAGGCATAAGGACTTTGAATATGGCATCCATTGATTTTGAGCGGGAAAAAGCACTTTTCCGGAAATACTACGACACTAACGAGAAGCAGTTGAGCGCGGCGAAGGACTCCTTTGTCGAAATCGTCCGGAACCTGGTCGGGCAGACGGGAGGAGGGGCGACCACCAAGGTCGATGGGCGCGTCAAGGACAAAGAGGAGTGCATCAAAAAGTTCCAGCGTAAATACCAAGGTAAACTCGAGGCGGACGAGCAGCCCTACCAAATCAGGGATTTCATCTCGGACCTGATAGGCGTGCGGATCGTCTGCCTCTATGAAGACGAGGTTCCGGTGGTATCGGAACTTTTGCAGCGCAACTTCAAGATACTAAACGTCACCGACAAGACTTCCGCGGTGGAGAGCACGGAGGACTCCTTCGGTTACAAGGGGCTGCACATGGACCTGGCCCTGGACCCCGAGGCGGCCTATCTCACCAGGAACCTGCCGCCGGCCGATCTCTGCTTCGAGGTGCAGATCCGGTCCCTGATACAAGACGCCTGGAGCATGCTGGACCACAAGATCAAGTACAAGAAGTCGATACCGGTGGATCTCAAGCGCAGGATCAACGTGCTTGCCGCCCTCTTCGAACTCGCCGACCGTGAGTTCAAAGAGATCAGGAACGCGACCTCCGACCTGATGCTGCAGGCGACGGTGACGCAGATCGACCCGGAAGTGCCGGGCCAGGTGGTCACCCCAGGCACGAGGACGGTGAACGCCTTTAACTTCGTGCCCATTGCCGCGCACTTCTTTCGTGATTTTGTCTTCGACGACGAGAAGGTCGACGACTTTGTCCAGGACATATTGGAACAAAACAGCACCCTGCAGAAGGCCGAACTGCACAGGTGCCTGAACGAGAATCTTAAGGTGGTCAGGGAGTACCGCGAGCACATATTGGCGGAAAACCCGGAGAGGACCTTCAGCGCCTACACCTCGATCAGGCACTGTCTCTACCTCTACGACCAGGAGAAGTTCCCACGCATCTTGTCTAGAAGGAACAGGGAACGTTTCGTCGCATGGATGAAGGGCAATCAACCAGCACCTGAAACGTTACAGCCATGACCTCCTGTTCCTGATCCGCGCCAGGTCGTGAGCCTTGGGGTGGTGGGGTAGGGGGGCACTTACTCACCGGTCCAGCACCTCCCTCACCTTGCGCAGCAGTT contains these protein-coding regions:
- a CDS encoding GTP pyrophosphokinase produces the protein MASIDFEREKALFRKYYDTNEKQLSAAKDSFVEIVRNLVGQTGGGATTKVDGRVKDKEECIKKFQRKYQGKLEADEQPYQIRDFISDLIGVRIVCLYEDEVPVVSELLQRNFKILNVTDKTSAVESTEDSFGYKGLHMDLALDPEAAYLTRNLPPADLCFEVQIRSLIQDAWSMLDHKIKYKKSIPVDLKRRINVLAALFELADREFKEIRNATSDLMLQATVTQIDPEVPGQVVTPGTRTVNAFNFVPIAAHFFRDFVFDDEKVDDFVQDILEQNSTLQKAELHRCLNENLKVVREYREHILAENPERTFSAYTSIRHCLYLYDQEKFPRILSRRNRERFVAWMKGNQPAPETLQP